The Oscillatoria acuminata PCC 6304 genomic interval CGGAACACTTTTGAGCCACCTAGCTTAGAGTGAACATGACCACAGTGAGTACAGGTTTTACTGGTGTATTCTTCGGTCACATCCACAACGGTGGTTCCAGTTATTTCGGCTTGATGTTTCAGGGTTAGTTTGAATCGATAATGCGCCCAGGTTAGCATTGCCCTTGCTGTCTTAGACCTAATTTTCCGCTTGGCCTTGGCAACCATGTTGGAAGTCTCGAAGGTAGGCAGAAAAATCACACTATAGTTACGAGTCAAGTAATGAGCAATTTGTTTGTGGGCCTCATCCACCAAATTCCGGATTTTGGTTCTCATTCGTTGAGCCGCTTGCTTCATTCTCCGTCGCTTTGAGCGATTGGGCTCTTTAGCGATTCGGCCCATCAAATCATCCAAATGTTGGCATAGCCGAGTAATACGTCCTATATCTCCGGAGCCAAATTCTAAAAATCGTGAACCATCAAACCCAGTTATGAAAGTTCGGACACCCGGATCTAATGCAATCACTCCGGTGGCTTCCGTTGGGATAAAGGCAACAGGTTCAGGGAAAACCGCAAACCATCGACCTTTGGTAAACACCAACTGAGTTCCTTGGTCGCAAGTTTTAGGGATAGGTTCGGAAACCCTGAAAGTTAATCCTTTCGTCAGTCTTGGATACCAACTCCCTGAAGAGAAATTAGCATCGTTAAACTTAATGGCTTGGGAACTGTCACGGCAACTTCTAAACCTGGCGTCAGAACTGGCGCTAAAAGCCAGATGGGCATCGAAGATTGCATTTTGCCGGATGTGACAAGGCGTTTCTTTAACCCACGCAGGCAAATCACTCTGCATCACTTCGTTGCGTAACTTCAGCTTGCTTAGTCGTTTACCGCTTTTCTGCAAAGCAATTGCTTGGTTGTAGCAATACCGACAAGCCGCCAGCCATTTGCGCCAGACTTTATTTAGCTCGGGGCTGGGGTAAATCTGGATCTTCTTTGACCTGAGTTTTGTATTTACGCAGTCCGTATAATCGGGAGCTAAAGCAGTGGAGGATGGCGAGAATGTCCTCAACCATTTCTCGTTCTGGACTGAGACTTGTCTCATTGAGAACCAAGAGTTCGCACCTGTTTTGCTCACAGAGCCATCGAAACAAGTCAAATCCAAATCTGGCCAATCGGTCTTTGTGGGCAACGACAACCATGCGGACATCTCCTGACAAGACTTGTCCCAGTAAGGCCAGCATTTTCTTTCGCTTGAAGTTGAGCCCGCCTCCGATTTCTGAGACGACTTCTGCTTCGGGGTAGAGGTTGGACAGTGCGGCAACCTGTCGGTTGAGGTCGGACTGCTGGGCGCGGCTACTAACTCTGGCATAGATAACGACTTTGCGTTTGTCACTGCCTGAGAAGGCAGTATATGACTCAACGTTGTATCGTCGTTGCCCAGCGGGGGTTCTGATGGTCTCGATTGAGCCATTTTCGTCCCATCTGCGGAGTGTTCTTTCATGGACTCCAAGGATTTGGGCCGCTTCCTTGGGCTTGACATATCTGGCAATAGGTTTATCCTCAACTCTTCTCGCGTATTGTACCGCATCGCCCTAAGATGTTAAACTAATCTGCGATTAAATTAAACTCTCGTTCCAACTCCTCCTGGGGCATTTCTTCCAACTCTTGACCGATGAGGACCCGACTGCCCTGTTGAGCAATTCCCAAATCCTGGGCAATGGCGATCGCCGTGAGTTGATGATCCCCCGTAATCATAATCGGTCGAATCCCGGCCCTGCGACATTTCACCACCGCCTCCCGCACTTCCGGTCGGGGTGCATCTAACATTCCCACCATTCCCAACCAGACTAACTCCCGTTCCGTCTGGTCTTCCGAACCCTCGGGCGGTTGTTCCGTTAACGGTTTGTAAGCAAATCCCAGAACGCGCAACCCCCTCGCTGCTAAATCATTATTCCGGTCTAAAACCTGCTGCCGTTGTGCGACAGAAAGGGGTTGAATCTGCTTGCCAATCAGAATTTGGGTACAACAGTCTAAGGTTAACTCGGGAGACCCCTTGGTAAACATCACAAAGGGCATTGACTCGGGAGTGATGACCTCGGATTCGGGATGGGAAACTTGACAGATGACACTCATCCGTTTGCGTTCCGAGGAGAAGGGAAACTCACGGACGCGAGGCAGTTGGGGAGAGAGGCGATCGCCGGTGAATTCCAACTTACCCGCCAGGACCAGTAATGCCCCTTCCGTCGGGTCCCCTACAATCTCCCAGTCCTGTTTCTCATACTGCAATACGGCATCATTGCACTGCACAGAACTCAGCAGCAGGGTTTCCAATTCGGGATACTCCCCTAACTCACCCACCCCGATTTTTGTCCCATTTGCGGCTAAAAAATCTCCCGTGGGTTGATATCCTTCTCCCGTCACGGTTAAGCTGTGACTGGGAGTTTCCACCCCTTGGACTACCATTTTATTTTGAGTTAAGGTGCCGGTTTTATCTGAGCAAATTGTGGTGACACTCCCCAAGGTTTCCACCGCCGGCAGTTTGCGAATTAAGGCGTGACGCTTCACCATGCGTTGGGTCCCCAGGGCCAGAGTCACGGTAATCACTGCCGGTAACCCCTCGGGGACGATCGCCACCGCCATACTCAGGGAAATTTCTAACAGATGATTAAACGCTGACATTCCCTGAACCAGGGTCCCACCGATGACCACGATCGCCACCAGAACCAAGGACCCGGTGACCAACACATTCCCCAGTTGAGTCATCCGTTGTTGCAGGGGAGTATCTTCACTTTCCACCCCCTGAATCAAGGTGGCAATTTTGCCCAATTCCGTGTGCATTCCGGTGCCAATCACGATCGCCTTGGCCCGTCCCTTGACCACTTCCGTGCCACAAAACACCAAATTCAGGCGATCGCCTAGGGATGTATTCTCCGGCAACTGAATCAGCGCATCTTTTTCCACCGAATGCGCCTCCCCTGTCAAAGCAGACTCGCGGATTTGCAAATTAGACTCTTCTAGGAGTTTGGCATCTGCTGCCACCTGCACTCCTGCTTCCAAAAACATCAAATCTCCCGGGACCACCTCCGTTGAGGCGACTTCCAGCAGTTTGCCATCCCGCAGAACTCGGACCAGAGGAGAGGCCAAACTTTTCAACGCCGCGAGAGCTTTTTCGGCCTTGGTTTCCTGAAGATAGCCCAAGACCCCATTCAGAATCACGATCAGCATAATCGCCACCGCATCCTTGGGAAACTCCCCCTGCTGAAGGGCCAAAAACCCGGAAATCACGGCCACCCCGATCAGCATCAATAACATAATGTTCTTGAACTGATCCAGGAGGATTATCCAGGGACTGCGACCGGCAGTTTCTTTCAGTTCATTAGGGCCGTACTGCTGCAAGCGTTCCCATGCCTCCGCAGTGCTTAACCCCGTGGTGGGATCAACCTGGAGTTTTTCCAGAGTCTTATCAATGTCTAACGTATGCCAAGGGACCAGCGGATATTGCCCAGAAGAATTTGCAGACATGAGTGTGTTCAAGGTGATGAGAGAGGGAGAGTGGCAGGGCGGGACCTAGAGAAGTTAATCCCCTAGTGGATTCAATTTGCCAGTTCTTTATTATAGCGACGCGCTACCTACCGGATCCAATCCTCATACCTGTCACCTTTGCCACCTGTTCCTGGGGGATTCCTGATTGCCAACACCTAGATGATTTGCCCAGGGGTGCGTTTTATTTAGGGAACTCCAAAAAATAAAATCTCCAAAACGTTCGTTCGTCGTGACGGATCAACGGAGTAGCCCCCTCAATGTAGGGGCGCAATGCGCAGGCCCTCCGGAGGGCCTGCGCATTGCGCCCCTACAGATACCTTCTGGACAGTTGAACGGTTGGATGATTTATATTTTGCAATCCCCTTATTGGGTCTTTGGATTGGCGATCGCAATTTTCAAGTTCTGCTACGCTCAGATGAGGTTAAATAGTCATGGGTCTGGGCATAGAGCATCAAAA includes:
- a CDS encoding RNA-guided endonuclease InsQ/TnpB family protein; translation: MRTFSPSSTALAPDYTDCVNTKLRSKKIQIYPSPELNKVWRKWLAACRYCYNQAIALQKSGKRLSKLKLRNEVMQSDLPAWVKETPCHIRQNAIFDAHLAFSASSDARFRSCRDSSQAIKFNDANFSSGSWYPRLTKGLTFRVSEPIPKTCDQGTQLVFTKGRWFAVFPEPVAFIPTEATGVIALDPGVRTFITGFDGSRFLEFGSGDIGRITRLCQHLDDLMGRIAKEPNRSKRRRMKQAAQRMRTKIRNLVDEAHKQIAHYLTRNYSVIFLPTFETSNMVAKAKRKIRSKTARAMLTWAHYRFKLTLKHQAEITGTTVVDVTEEYTSKTCTHCGHVHSKLGGSKVFRCPECGVTLPRDWNGAFGIFLKALRDTASVTLTGNSAIVALSGNNRKNVA
- a CDS encoding IS607 family transposase, whose product is MARYVKPKEAAQILGVHERTLRRWDENGSIETIRTPAGQRRYNVESYTAFSGSDKRKVVIYARVSSRAQQSDLNRQVAALSNLYPEAEVVSEIGGGLNFKRKKMLALLGQVLSGDVRMVVVAHKDRLARFGFDLFRWLCEQNRCELLVLNETSLSPEREMVEDILAILHCFSSRLYGLRKYKTQVKEDPDLPQPRAK
- a CDS encoding HAD-IC family P-type ATPase, with protein sequence MSANSSGQYPLVPWHTLDIDKTLEKLQVDPTTGLSTAEAWERLQQYGPNELKETAGRSPWIILLDQFKNIMLLMLIGVAVISGFLALQQGEFPKDAVAIMLIVILNGVLGYLQETKAEKALAALKSLASPLVRVLRDGKLLEVASTEVVPGDLMFLEAGVQVAADAKLLEESNLQIRESALTGEAHSVEKDALIQLPENTSLGDRLNLVFCGTEVVKGRAKAIVIGTGMHTELGKIATLIQGVESEDTPLQQRMTQLGNVLVTGSLVLVAIVVIGGTLVQGMSAFNHLLEISLSMAVAIVPEGLPAVITVTLALGTQRMVKRHALIRKLPAVETLGSVTTICSDKTGTLTQNKMVVQGVETPSHSLTVTGEGYQPTGDFLAANGTKIGVGELGEYPELETLLLSSVQCNDAVLQYEKQDWEIVGDPTEGALLVLAGKLEFTGDRLSPQLPRVREFPFSSERKRMSVICQVSHPESEVITPESMPFVMFTKGSPELTLDCCTQILIGKQIQPLSVAQRQQVLDRNNDLAARGLRVLGFAYKPLTEQPPEGSEDQTERELVWLGMVGMLDAPRPEVREAVVKCRRAGIRPIMITGDHQLTAIAIAQDLGIAQQGSRVLIGQELEEMPQEELEREFNLIAD